In Ralstonia pseudosolanacearum, the DNA window CCCCTTGCGGAGGCTGATGCGCCGACGTCGGGTCCCGAGATGCAATCACCCACAGTGACATCGTGGGCGCAATTTCTGTCGATGCTATACCGGCACAACATCGACAGACACCCGGTTAACGCTGTACTGCGTCACAGTTCCCACTGCAGCCTTATCGGGGTCAAACAGCGCCAAGTTCATGCCGCTACTGACAGAGCTTCGGTACACAACGCCGTCGTAGCCGCTCTTCTTTATGAACTCGCAGAGATATTGGCTTGGGATGTAGTCAATCGCGGCACTTCTGGGGAGCACAGGGCGGGTGAGCTCGTCGCCAAGTCGCTCTAGGAACGGAATGTCGGCTCTCAGTTGCCCAATTGCACCAGCGTCTGCCAAAACAAACGGAGACACGAGCAGGCGCGGGTTACGTAGGTCAATGGCGGCTAATGAGCCAGCAATCTGAAAATCGGCCACACAAGCCATTTCACCTGTGTGAGGACGGATTTCAGCAGCGGCCGTTTCGGGAAGCGATCCCAAATAAAGGTATGGAATTCCAGCTGGATTCGCTCTGCCGTGAGTGGCGAGGCGCTTGGGCGGCGCTCCCATTTCGCCAACTGAATATGGTGTGTCGCTAGCCATGATTCTCGCTCGATACCAAACGTCCGGCAGGCCATCAGCAAGAAGATGACCAAGAAGCTCCCTCAATCGATCCGCATCGAGCGCTTCATCGAGGAAATAGCGGTTCTTGTACAGAAGCTCGTCCCTCAGCGTTTCCCATCGAGCAAGGCCCGCGCTTGTATTCGCGGCGGAAGGCGCAAATTGCTGCTTGACTACCTCCGCGTCTCCCAGGATTTGCCCAAGGAGCTCGGTAGCAACGGCGACACTCAAGCGCGGGTTAGAAAAGAGCTGCCAGTCGGCTTGAAACCATTCGACTAAGGAGCGCCCTTCTGCGCTAGGCGCATAGACACTCGCAAGCATTCCGAAGACGTCGGCAAGCTGCGCTGGCTCCACAACATCCGCATCTTGTGCGCCACAGAAGCTGCAGGCTCCGCACACTGGACTCAGCGAAGGAATGATGTTGTTGCGGAGCCCTCGATCACCAAAGCAATCTGCACAACATCGCGGTGCCATAGCTGTGTCTTCAGACAAGGAAGTGGGCTAACGTTTCGAGGTGATGCCTCATTGAGAGCTTCTTCACGTACCCAAGGCCAGGGAAATGTTTCTTAGCGTGAAGATCTCGAAATTCTGCGATGGCCTCACTCTCAAACAGCTTCGACTCGCCCGAGTCGAGCTTGCCGATTAGCTTTGCGAGTGCCTGACCAAACTTACCCGCCGGATCGGTCGGTGTGTTGTTTGTCGTCGAGATGAAGTGATAGATGAACATCACGTCATCCTGGTCGGGGTCGATATAGGTCAGATGGATAGCTACCGCATACGCCGGGCCACCTCCTTCACTATAGGCATCTCCCACGATCGAAAAATCTCCGAAGCCGTCCATGCCTTCTTCCGTAAAGGTGACATGAAGATCCGAGAATCTTTCAACCTCTCGATAGTCCGCGTTCTTGCGCTTCTCAAAACCATCACGCAGAAGAATGCGCTTGCAGCCTTTGAAGTGCCGCCAATATAGCTTCCCGCAGTGTTTCTCCACAAACACCTGCGGCGTAGCCTTTAGACCGTCGCCAAGCTTTTCAGCCAACGCCTTTGGTTCAGCAAAGCCTGCATGGATGAAGACAGGATTGTTCTTATTGTGCTGCTCGTAGTACCCCATCGCGTCGTCAACACTCATGCCCTCCTTGAGCAAGATTCCCGCGGCAATATTGGCTGCACCAGAAAAGCCATTATTGAGTAGCGTCGATATGTCTGCGCCGTCCTCGGCGTGATCACCGTAGTCAGGATTCACGATGACAATCGCCGTACCTTTTGCGTCGCAGATGACTTTCAGCGTGCGCTCTAGCCCGCTCAAGGTTTCTTTCACCGGTTCAATGATTGGCACGAAGTTTGATGCGGCGAGAAGACCTGCCGTTTCCCTAATCGTTACCAGCTCGAATTGCTTCCCTCGAAAGTATGGGTAGTACATTGGTTTTCGTTATGCCCAGGACATCGCTTCGTGGAGTGGTGTGTGTACAGCCTCAACCAGACGCTCATGATCGGCACGGCGCACTTGTATCGCCAACGCTGCCGGTTGTAGCGACAAAGGCAACCGTTCGACCAATGGCGTCAGGGATGCCAAGCTACGAGTCTGCTTCAATATCCAGACCATCTGTTGATGCACGTCTGCCGGATCAAGCTTACCAAATTGATCCCGCATCGATGCCCAAAGCATGGTGTTAGGAACGTCAGGAATCTCTACATTTAGGTTTTTCAAAATCGCTCGCGCTTCATTCGACCGCAGCGACTCAAAGATCGTGATCGGACAGAGGAGATCTGGGCGTTCTACTGCATCGCGCACGGTACGAATACGGTCCCAGCGAGCAAGGGTAAGGACGCCAACCTCTTCCGGCGTGGTTCCCATGATCTCGTCAACATGCGCGTCTCCCGCGATCACGTACACCTTCGCGAAGACCTTTTGATAGTTTTCAACTTGATTGGCCAAACGAGCCAACGAGTCGCGATCCGACTTAATTTCGTAGACGGTGCTCGTACCGTTCAGAATCGCGAGATCCGCTTTGCACGGGCCCACTCGAAATTCTGTGAGCAGACTCGCCGTATTCAGTGAGTGCCGCCCCAACAAAATGTTGTGAGTTAACGCGGCACGGTACACATACTCATCGCGGATTCCGGCTTTCCTCAGGCAGGCGAACGCAGCGTCAAAGGCCGACGCCACAGTTTCCCTGGATGTTCTTTTGCTGCCAAAAAGGCCCGTCAGGGTCAGCAATTCCGCAAAGAGAGGCGAACGCCCCTTGCTTGCCAGTTCGCGAAATACCCCGGCAGAGAACAAGCGCGACAGTGCCGAAAGTAGTGTTGCGTCTAGTAGCATATTTTTCCGCCCCCAAGCGCCACGTCATCACGTTGCTTTTGGCCCCGGGGGCACTTCCTTCCGTTGAGCTCCACAGAACTGTATGTATACACAGTAGTCAGCGTGCTAGCGAATGATATCGCAGCCAACCCGGTAGGCGGCTTTTCTGTTGCTGCAGCAGCAGCCAGCAATGTAGCTATTTTTCACCTTGCGCAGCCTAAATCAGGGTGGCACCGGCTTGATTCACCTGGGACTTGCGGGTTGCGAGTTGCGCAAGGCCTTGATTTATAAGAAGTCCCGAGTCATCCTCAAGACTCCTTGGGCATCGTCCCCGGCACCCGGCAACGCCTGCCGTTCGCGGCCCGCTGGGCCGGCGTCATGGAACACGCGCTGCAGGCGCAGGGGCACGCCGTGCGCATCGTCGAAGACTGCCTCAACGGACGCACCACGGTGCTGGACGATCCCGCGCGGCCGGGGCGCAACGGACTGCACGGGCTCGCGCAGCGGATCGAAGCGCACGCCCCGCTCGCCCTGGTCATCCTGATGCTCGGGACCAACGACTTCCAGGCGATCTTCCGGCACACCGCCCAGGACGCGGCGCACGGCGTGGCGCAGCTGGTGCGCGCCATCCGCCAGGCGCCGATCGAGCCCGGCATGCCGGTGCCGCCCGTGCTGATCGTGGTGCCGCCGGCCATCACCGCGCCGGCCGGGGCGATGGCCGACAAATTTGCCGGCGCGCAGCCCAAGTGCGCCGGCCTCGCGCAGGCCTATCGGGCGACGGCGCAAACGCTCGGCTGCCACCTCTTCGATGCGAACAGCGTCACGCCGGCCAGCCGCGTGGACGGCATCCACCTCGATGCCGATCAGCATGCGCGGCTGGGCCGGGCGATGGCGCAGGTCGTTGGACCGCTGCTCACGCAATGAGACAGCACGGCCATCGACCCGCGCTCGAGCGAACCGCCCGCGCGGGCCATGCATCCTGAAGGCGACCGGCGTGGGCTGGGATCGCGTGGTCAAGGTGAACGTGTTCCTGGCTAGACGCGAGGACTTCACGGAGATGAACCGCATCTACGCCGCGCACGTCCAGCCCGGCAAATACCCGGCCCGCACCACCGCTGTGACGCCGCTGCCGAACCCCGACTGCCTGCTGGAGATCGAGTGCGTGGCGACACTGAACTAGCCGGCCAGGGCGCGCACGCATGTGCGCGGCGAGCGGGCGGAAATACAGCAAGCGCTGCACCGCGCGCGAGCGGCGGGCAGGCTATGCTGGCGCCACCATGAAACCCAGCACAGCACGCAGCTATGGCCAGCGGATCGCACGTGTCGTCGAGGCGATCCTGGCGAACCCCGGCGCCCCGCACACCGTGGAGAGCTTGGCGGCCGTCGCGCATCTGTCGCCCTATCATTTCCATCGCATCTATCGCGCCCTCACCGGGGAGAGCATTGCCGCCACGGTGCAGCGCGTGCGGCTGGCACGGGCCGCGCATCGCCTGACCGGCGCCGGCGAGCCCGTATCGACGGTCGCGCTCGATGTCGGCTATGACAGCCCGCAGGCGTTCGCGCGGGCATTCCGCGGCTTTGCCGGCGTCAGCCCGAGCGCCTTCCATGCGCGGCAGCAAAGCCTGTCGTCGGCACGGTCCGGAACTGGCCTGCCGCATGTCGAGCTGATCGAACTGGCGCCAATCGAGGCGGTCTGCCTGCGCCACGACGGGCCCATCGCCACCATCGGCCAGACCTTCCGAACGCTGATGCGGACGCTGCACGCAGACCAGCCCCCAGCCGACACGCCGGACCGCATCGGCATCTGCTGCGGCGACCCCGAGTTGCCCGACACCTTCCGCTATTACGCGGCGGCAGTCCTGCCCGCGCGCGGCCTGCCCTCGGGCTCGCTGGAGCGTGCCCGCATCGAAGGCGGCCTCTACGCGTGCCACCGGCTGGTCGGCCCGTATGCGCTGATCGCGCCGACCTTCGAAGCACTGTTCGGCGGCTGGCTGCCCCACAGCGGCTACGCGCCCGACGACCGGCCTGCGCTGGAGTTCTACCGCAGCCCGCCGCGACCCACGCAACAACGGGACGGCGTGACCGATCTGCTGATCCCCCTCCGAAAGGACTGACGATGATGCTGCGCTCAACCCTGGCCCTCATGGCAACGGCCGCCGCATGCTGCATGAGCCCCGCGCTGGCGGCGAGCCTGCCTGCCCCCTACCACGTGGGCCAGGCCGTGCGCGCGTTCCGCCCCGATACGCCCCGCCACTGGCGCGGCGCACCAACCCACGCCCTGCGGACCACGATCTGGTACCCCGCCGGCCTCGATGCGCCGGAAGTCCCGCACGACATCGGCGAGCCGGGTCGCCGGACCTTCCAGGGCCATCCGCTGGCCGAAGGCGCGCCGATGTCGACCGCGCGCCCGGCATATCCGTTGCTCCTGCTGTCGCACGGCACCGCAGGCACCGCCGACAGCCTGGACTGGCTGGCCGCCGCGCTGGCCGCGCAGGGCTACATCGTGGCGGGCGTCGACCACCCCGGCAACAACGCGCTGGCGCCGCTGACCCGAGAAGGCTTCCGGCTCTGGTGGGAGCGTGCCACCGACCTCAGCCAGGTGCTCGACGGCCTGCTGGCCGATCCGGTGCTCGGCCCCCGCATCGACGCGGACCGGATCGGCGCGGTGGGCTTCTCGCTGGGCGGCTACACAGTGCTGGAGCTGGCCGGAGCGCGCACCAACCTGCCGGCGTTCGAGCACTTCTGCGCGTCACCCGACGCCGATGCGATCTGCCACCCACCGGAGATACGGCGTGCCCAGGGCGACGCGCGCGCAGCCGATGCGCCGTCGCCGGAAACCGCCGCCTCGCTGGCGCGCGCCGGTGCGTCCTATCGGGACACGCGCGTCAGGGCCGTCTTCGCCATCGCGCCAGCACTGGGCATGGCGTTCGGCGACACCGCATTCGCGGAGGTCCGGATCCCGGTGGCGCTAATCGCCGGTACCGCCGACGTTACAGCGCCGGTGGACACCAACATCCGCCGCATCGGCAAGCTTCTGCCCGGTGCCAGCATGGAACTGATACCGGGCGCGGCGCACTACACCTTCCTCGACACCTGCCTGCCACCCCTGGTCGAGCGCCTGGCCCGGGTCTGCAAGGAGGCTCCCGGTGTCGACCGCGATACCGTGCATGCCCAGACGATCGGGCGTGCGCTTGCGTTTTTCACCGCGTCGCTGCCGGCCTCGCGGCCGCCTTGACCTTGGACGCGCAATCCGTCGGCGCGGGTGCACTACGACGCCAGGTCATAAGGCCGCGTCATCACCTCAAGGAAATGCCCGTCCGGATCATCGAAGTAGAAACCGCGCCCGCCGTTATGCGCATAGGTCTCGCCGGCGAGCCGCTTGCCCGGGTCGGCCCAGTACGTCAGCCCCATCTTCCGCACCCGCGCGAAGACCGCGTCGAACGCGTCTTCGCCGATCAGGAAGGCGTAGTGCTGCTTGGCGATCGGCCCGTCTCTGTCGATGAAATCGAGCGAGACGCCGTTGTCGAGCTGGACCACCAGCATCTGCCCGAACGGCACGGGCTCCGGGAGGTCGAGGATCTCCCGCAGAAAGCGCGTCGATCGCGCCTTGTCGTGGCACCAGACGATGGTGTGATTCAGTTGCACGCTCATGCTCGGCCCCCGCTGCGTGGAGCGGGCCACGCCCACCCTGCCTACACCATAGGCCACGCCCCGGCGTGCGCAAGTGAAGCCGCGCAGACGCAAACCCGGCTGACCAGGCTCGCCCGCGCCGGTACGAACCGCCGGGTACGGCGCGCGCACCGCACCGCCGCCGCGGCATTTCGCGTACCCTTACGCCCTCCGCCGCTTCCCATGCCGCCGATGTCCACCCTCGCCGATCTCGATCTCCGCACCGATCCCGCCGCACGCCGCTTCGTCAAGGACGAAACGGTCGGCGTCGAATTTGCCGCCGACGCCGGCGAGTTGATGAGCCTCGAAGGCCCCAACCGCTATGCGCGCGGCGACGCCCTCGTCACCGGTTCGACTGGCGACCGCTGGGTCGTCTCGCGCGAGCGCTTCGACACGAAATACGTGCCGGCCGCGACCGGACTCGCCCACGGCCAGCCGGGGCCGTATCGCAACCGCCCCTCCGTCGTGCTGGCCAGGCAGATGGACGCGCCCTTCTCCATTGCCCGCTCCGCCGCCGGCGACATGCTGCGCGGCCAGGCCGGCGACTGGGTCATGCAATACGCCCCGGGCGACTACGGCGTGGTGCAGGCCCAGCGCTTCGCCAAGGTGTACCGCCCGGCCGACTGAGCCGCCGCGCGCTCACTGCGCCGCCTGCTCGCGCTCGTATTCGTGCCGCTTCATCTGCAGGTAGTCCTGCCGGTCGACTTCGTGCAGTTGCCGCGCGTATTGCTCGGTCGCATCGAACCAGGTGGTCAGGCGCAGTTGCAGGCGCTTGTCCGGCGCGGCTGACAGCCCCTTGAGATAGGCATCGATGGCGAGGTAGTAGCGCATGGTGTTGCGCTCCAGCAGGCCGCGCACGCCGCCCACGTATTCGGGTTGCGCGGCCGATGGCCCCGCCACGTTGGTGAAGCCCACCTTGTCGGCGCCGACGGTGGCCAGATACGTGCGCATGGCCAGCCGCCCCGCCGTGCCATAGCCGTACGCATACGTCAGGTGCAGAAAGGTGCGGTT includes these proteins:
- a CDS encoding RES family NAD+ phosphorylase — its product is MSEDTAMAPRCCADCFGDRGLRNNIIPSLSPVCGACSFCGAQDADVVEPAQLADVFGMLASVYAPSAEGRSLVEWFQADWQLFSNPRLSVAVATELLGQILGDAEVVKQQFAPSAANTSAGLARWETLRDELLYKNRYFLDEALDADRLRELLGHLLADGLPDVWYRARIMASDTPYSVGEMGAPPKRLATHGRANPAGIPYLYLGSLPETAAAEIRPHTGEMACVADFQIAGSLAAIDLRNPRLLVSPFVLADAGAIGQLRADIPFLERLGDELTRPVLPRSAAIDYIPSQYLCEFIKKSGYDGVVYRSSVSSGMNLALFDPDKAAVGTVTQYSVNRVSVDVVPV
- a CDS encoding sce7725 family protein translates to MYYPYFRGKQFELVTIRETAGLLAASNFVPIIEPVKETLSGLERTLKVICDAKGTAIVIVNPDYGDHAEDGADISTLLNNGFSGAANIAAGILLKEGMSVDDAMGYYEQHNKNNPVFIHAGFAEPKALAEKLGDGLKATPQVFVEKHCGKLYWRHFKGCKRILLRDGFEKRKNADYREVERFSDLHVTFTEEGMDGFGDFSIVGDAYSEGGGPAYAVAIHLTYIDPDQDDVMFIYHFISTTNNTPTDPAGKFGQALAKLIGKLDSGESKLFESEAIAEFRDLHAKKHFPGLGYVKKLSMRHHLETLAHFLV
- a CDS encoding sce7726 family protein, with translation MLLDATLLSALSRLFSAGVFRELASKGRSPLFAELLTLTGLFGSKRTSRETVASAFDAAFACLRKAGIRDEYVYRAALTHNILLGRHSLNTASLLTEFRVGPCKADLAILNGTSTVYEIKSDRDSLARLANQVENYQKVFAKVYVIAGDAHVDEIMGTTPEEVGVLTLARWDRIRTVRDAVERPDLLCPITIFESLRSNEARAILKNLNVEIPDVPNTMLWASMRDQFGKLDPADVHQQMVWILKQTRSLASLTPLVERLPLSLQPAALAIQVRRADHERLVEAVHTPLHEAMSWA
- a CDS encoding SGNH/GDSL hydrolase family protein, with amino-acid sequence MGIVPGTRQRLPFAARWAGVMEHALQAQGHAVRIVEDCLNGRTTVLDDPARPGRNGLHGLAQRIEAHAPLALVILMLGTNDFQAIFRHTAQDAAHGVAQLVRAIRQAPIEPGMPVPPVLIVVPPAITAPAGAMADKFAGAQPKCAGLAQAYRATAQTLGCHLFDANSVTPASRVDGIHLDADQHARLGRAMAQVVGPLLTQ
- a CDS encoding RidA family protein; its protein translation is MGWDRVVKVNVFLARREDFTEMNRIYAAHVQPGKYPARTTAVTPLPNPDCLLEIECVATLN
- a CDS encoding AraC family transcriptional regulator — translated: MKPSTARSYGQRIARVVEAILANPGAPHTVESLAAVAHLSPYHFHRIYRALTGESIAATVQRVRLARAAHRLTGAGEPVSTVALDVGYDSPQAFARAFRGFAGVSPSAFHARQQSLSSARSGTGLPHVELIELAPIEAVCLRHDGPIATIGQTFRTLMRTLHADQPPADTPDRIGICCGDPELPDTFRYYAAAVLPARGLPSGSLERARIEGGLYACHRLVGPYALIAPTFEALFGGWLPHSGYAPDDRPALEFYRSPPRPTQQRDGVTDLLIPLRKD
- a CDS encoding alpha/beta hydrolase family protein, yielding MMLRSTLALMATAAACCMSPALAASLPAPYHVGQAVRAFRPDTPRHWRGAPTHALRTTIWYPAGLDAPEVPHDIGEPGRRTFQGHPLAEGAPMSTARPAYPLLLLSHGTAGTADSLDWLAAALAAQGYIVAGVDHPGNNALAPLTREGFRLWWERATDLSQVLDGLLADPVLGPRIDADRIGAVGFSLGGYTVLELAGARTNLPAFEHFCASPDADAICHPPEIRRAQGDARAADAPSPETAASLARAGASYRDTRVRAVFAIAPALGMAFGDTAFAEVRIPVALIAGTADVTAPVDTNIRRIGKLLPGASMELIPGAAHYTFLDTCLPPLVERLARVCKEAPGVDRDTVHAQTIGRALAFFTASLPASRPP
- a CDS encoding VOC family protein, which translates into the protein MSVQLNHTIVWCHDKARSTRFLREILDLPEPVPFGQMLVVQLDNGVSLDFIDRDGPIAKQHYAFLIGEDAFDAVFARVRKMGLTYWADPGKRLAGETYAHNGGRGFYFDDPDGHFLEVMTRPYDLAS
- a CDS encoding PGDYG domain-containing protein, producing MPPMSTLADLDLRTDPAARRFVKDETVGVEFAADAGELMSLEGPNRYARGDALVTGSTGDRWVVSRERFDTKYVPAATGLAHGQPGPYRNRPSVVLARQMDAPFSIARSAAGDMLRGQAGDWVMQYAPGDYGVVQAQRFAKVYRPAD